From the genome of Spinacia oleracea cultivar Varoflay chromosome 2, BTI_SOV_V1, whole genome shotgun sequence, one region includes:
- the LOC110789899 gene encoding uncharacterized protein isoform X2, which yields MQNCRMLNIPPIITISTFPRIKTTHFQQINNKPTSIFSNHYPQKQINCKKNCFYSTNFIFSSISRVFLKWTFSCFHGNLPKMASCIIVVYLFVLSPEVNAQDHSSFPVRYACEDVKSYYASIDHLKGKALSRKLNSIIAGHHSLSYKKVWDALEILDAADVDKPEASPVIVEIYSARVVPKLLAGKPEGWNMNSSRGNKYFGECQVGLTHCMRPANKEAASDTETDMKIWAPPQRVRGDVARAVMYMAIRYGFHQPGEGPVLHLSDSPSMVKKKMGQLSIILKWNELDPPSKEEKARNERVCRLYQHNRNPFVDHPEYANLIWNQSQKSSSNTSKLWSSIQQLGLWKT from the exons ATGCAGAATTGCAGAATGCTGAATATCCCACCAATAATTACCATTTCAACATTTCCCAGAATCAAAACTACCCATTTTCAGCAAATCAATAATAAACCCACTTCAATTTTCTCAAATCATTATCCCCAAAAACAAATAAACTGCAaaaaaaactgtttttattCCACCAATTTCATATTCAGTTCCATTTCCAg GGTATTTTTGAAGTGGACATTCTCTTGCTTCCATGGAAATCTCCCGAAAATGGCTTCCTGTATTATCGTTGTATACTTGTTTGTCCTTAGTCCGGAAGTTAATGCCCAAGACCACTCATCATTTCCGGTGAGGTATGCTTGTGAAGATGTGAAAAGTTATTACGCTAGCATTGATCATTTAAAAGGTAAAGCCTTAAGCAGAAAATTGAACTCGATCATAGCAGGGCATCACTCATTATCATACAAGAAG GTATGGGATGCTCTTGAAATTCTTGATGCTGCTGATGTTGATAAACCAGAAGCGTCACCGGTTAT AGTTGAAATCTACTCGGCCCGAGTTGTTCCAAAGCTTCTAGCTGGAAAACCTGAAGGCTGGAACA TGAACTCATCAAGAGGGAACAAGTATTTTGGAGAGTGCCAAGTTGGATTAACACACTGTATGAGGCCTGCAAATAAGGAAGCCGCTTCTGACACAGAAACAGATATGAAGATTTGGGCACCACCGCAACGG GTCAGAGGGGATGTTGCACGAGCAGTAATGTACATGGCTATTCGATATGGGTTTCATCAACCTGGTGAAGGTCCTGTTCTTCACCTATCAGATTCTCCAAGCATGG TGAAGAAGAAGATGGGACAACTCTCAATTATACTGAAATGGAATGAGTTAGACCCTCCATCTAAAGAGGAAAAGGCGAGAAACGAAAGAGTATGTAGGCTTTACCAGCACAATAGAAACCCATTTGTAGATCATCCAGAGTATGCTAATCTGATTTGGAATCAAAGTCAGAAAAGTTCTTCTAACACCTCGAAACTGTGGTCATCCATCCAGCAACTAGGACTCTGGAAAACATAA
- the LOC110789899 gene encoding uncharacterized protein isoform X1 has product MQNCRMLNIPPIITISTFPRIKTTHFQQINNKPTSIFSNHYPQKQINCKKNCFYSTNFIFSSISRVFLKWTFSCFHGNLPKMASCIIVVYLFVLSPEVNAQDHSSFPVRYACEDVKSYYASIDHLKGKALSRKLNSIIAGHHSLSYKKVWDALEILDAADVDKPEASPVIVEIYSARVVPKLLAGKPEGWNREHLWPRSYGLMHKPSLTDLHNIRPADANVNSSRGNKYFGECQVGLTHCMRPANKEAASDTETDMKIWAPPQRVRGDVARAVMYMAIRYGFHQPGEGPVLHLSDSPSMVKKKMGQLSIILKWNELDPPSKEEKARNERVCRLYQHNRNPFVDHPEYANLIWNQSQKSSSNTSKLWSSIQQLGLWKT; this is encoded by the exons ATGCAGAATTGCAGAATGCTGAATATCCCACCAATAATTACCATTTCAACATTTCCCAGAATCAAAACTACCCATTTTCAGCAAATCAATAATAAACCCACTTCAATTTTCTCAAATCATTATCCCCAAAAACAAATAAACTGCAaaaaaaactgtttttattCCACCAATTTCATATTCAGTTCCATTTCCAg GGTATTTTTGAAGTGGACATTCTCTTGCTTCCATGGAAATCTCCCGAAAATGGCTTCCTGTATTATCGTTGTATACTTGTTTGTCCTTAGTCCGGAAGTTAATGCCCAAGACCACTCATCATTTCCGGTGAGGTATGCTTGTGAAGATGTGAAAAGTTATTACGCTAGCATTGATCATTTAAAAGGTAAAGCCTTAAGCAGAAAATTGAACTCGATCATAGCAGGGCATCACTCATTATCATACAAGAAG GTATGGGATGCTCTTGAAATTCTTGATGCTGCTGATGTTGATAAACCAGAAGCGTCACCGGTTAT AGTTGAAATCTACTCGGCCCGAGTTGTTCCAAAGCTTCTAGCTGGAAAACCTGAAGGCTGGAACA GAGAGCATCTCTGGCCTCGTTCGTATGGGCTAATGCATAAGCCTTCTCTAACTGATTTGCATAACATTCGTCCAGCTGATGCTAACG TGAACTCATCAAGAGGGAACAAGTATTTTGGAGAGTGCCAAGTTGGATTAACACACTGTATGAGGCCTGCAAATAAGGAAGCCGCTTCTGACACAGAAACAGATATGAAGATTTGGGCACCACCGCAACGG GTCAGAGGGGATGTTGCACGAGCAGTAATGTACATGGCTATTCGATATGGGTTTCATCAACCTGGTGAAGGTCCTGTTCTTCACCTATCAGATTCTCCAAGCATGG TGAAGAAGAAGATGGGACAACTCTCAATTATACTGAAATGGAATGAGTTAGACCCTCCATCTAAAGAGGAAAAGGCGAGAAACGAAAGAGTATGTAGGCTTTACCAGCACAATAGAAACCCATTTGTAGATCATCCAGAGTATGCTAATCTGATTTGGAATCAAAGTCAGAAAAGTTCTTCTAACACCTCGAAACTGTGGTCATCCATCCAGCAACTAGGACTCTGGAAAACATAA